Proteins encoded in a region of the Vicia villosa cultivar HV-30 ecotype Madison, WI linkage group LG5, Vvil1.0, whole genome shotgun sequence genome:
- the LOC131602127 gene encoding transcription initiation factor TFIID subunit 14b, giving the protein MPNTSSSKKHGQDQPEFTGPIPVSLRTKMGKSEDNDKKNSSKKVKDVEISVPIVYGNIAFWLGKKASEYQSHKWTIYVRGASNEDLGVIVKRAVFQLHTSFNNPTRVVDAPPFELSEAGWGEFEIAITLYFHSDVCDKPLNLYHHLKLYPEDENSSMSTKKPVVVESYDEVVFPDPSEAFLARLQNHPVVNLPRLPPGLTLPPPIPVEDASKRRRGDTKDNPLSQWFLNFSEADELLQLAAARQQVQAHISKLKRQITSIDGQHKQQQQQLKSSSDQ; this is encoded by the exons ATGCCCAACACCTCATCCTCGAAAAAGCACGGTCAAGATCAGCCTGAATTTACTGGTCCCATCCCTGTATCTCTTCGAACCAAAATGGGCAAATCCGAAGACAACGATAAGAAG AATTCAAGTAAGAAAGTCAAAGATGTAGAAATAAGTGTTCCTATAGTGTATGGGAACATAGCATTTTGGCTTGGGAAAAAAGCTAGTGA GTATCAATCGCATAAATGGACTATATATGTTCGTGGAGCATCGAACGAGGACCTGGGGGTTATTGTAAAGCGAGCTGTTTTTCAGTTGCATACTAGTTTCAATAATCCGACGAGGGTTGTGGATGCACCTCCTTTTGAGTTGTCGGAGGCAGGATGGGGAGAATTTGAAATTGCAATCACACTTTATTTCCACAGTGATGTTTGCGACAAGCCTTTGAACTT ATATCATCACTTGAAGTTGTATCCAGAGGATGAAAACAGTTCCATGTCCACAAAGAAGCCTGTTGTTGTGGAATCTTATGATGAGGTAGTTTTCCCCGATCCCTCTGAAGCTTTTTTAGCTCGTCTGCAGAATCACCCAGTTGTGAACTTGCCAAGATTACCTCCTGGGCTTACCTTACCTCCTCCCA TTCCAGTTGAAGATGCAAGTAAAAGGAGGAGAGGCGATACCAAAGATAATCCCTTAAGCCAATGGTTCCTGAATTTctctgaagcagatgaactcttaCAGCTTGCAGCAGCTCGTCAACAG GTTCAAGCTCATATCTCGAAACTCAAACGACAAATAACTTCGATAGATGGACAACATAAGCAGCAACAGCAGCAGCTTAAATCTTCTTCTGACCAATAG